In Actinomadura citrea, a single window of DNA contains:
- a CDS encoding TatD family hydrolase, giving the protein MSEEGDGQASRSYPPLPERLPVDVFDSHCHLDIVDTPVDEQLRSARAAGIARIVTIGCDLPSSRFAVDAAGEFDDVYAAVAIHPNETTGISDAVLADVALLAAHPKVRAIGETGLDYYRDWAPKEDQHRSFRAHVDIAKRTGKALVIHDREAHDDVLAILEEEGPPDTVVFHCYSGDAAMARVCADRGYLMSFAGNVTFKNAEPLRDALRAAPLDLLLVETDAPFLTPIPHRGKPNASYLIPHTVRAMAEVKGVDLAELCAAIAANGERAFGPW; this is encoded by the coding sequence GTGAGCGAGGAGGGGGACGGGCAGGCCTCACGGTCCTACCCCCCGCTGCCCGAGCGGCTGCCCGTCGACGTCTTCGACAGCCACTGCCATCTCGACATCGTCGACACGCCGGTGGACGAGCAGCTGAGGTCGGCGAGGGCGGCGGGGATCGCGCGGATCGTCACGATCGGCTGCGACCTGCCGTCCTCCCGGTTCGCGGTGGACGCCGCCGGCGAGTTCGACGACGTGTACGCGGCGGTCGCGATCCACCCGAACGAGACGACGGGCATCAGCGACGCCGTCCTGGCCGACGTCGCCCTGCTCGCCGCGCACCCGAAGGTCCGCGCGATCGGCGAGACGGGCCTTGACTACTACCGCGACTGGGCGCCCAAGGAGGACCAGCACCGCTCCTTCCGCGCCCATGTCGACATCGCCAAGCGCACCGGCAAGGCCCTGGTCATCCACGACCGGGAGGCCCACGACGACGTGCTGGCGATCCTGGAGGAGGAGGGCCCGCCCGACACGGTCGTCTTCCACTGCTACTCGGGCGACGCCGCCATGGCGCGGGTCTGTGCCGATCGCGGCTACCTGATGAGCTTCGCCGGGAACGTCACGTTCAAGAACGCCGAGCCCCTGCGGGACGCGCTGCGCGCGGCGCCGCTCGACCTGCTGCTCGTGGAGACCGACGCGCCGTTCCTGACGCCGATCCCGCACCGCGGCAAGCCGAACGCCTCGTACCTGATCCCGCACACCGTCCGCGCGATGGCGGAGGTCAAGGGCGTGGACCTGGCGGAGCTGTGCGCCGCGATCGCCGCGAACGGGGAGCGCGCCTTCGGCCCCTGGTGA
- a CDS encoding transglycosylase family protein encodes MPSPSAPRGRAPRAIAPLAVLLASALLASACGGDGGSAAPKNGAVADAPRTTAPAPRKIVIMVDAKKTETMTTGATVGQVLEQAKIALGPHDLVEPAADKPAGDVIKIMRLLSDPVTKVVKTNAPTVRKKSSSVPPWSEKELRKGRPGLTIVKVAYVRRKGRKVTKVLARKVKRKPVAQIIAVGPKSANSGSVTRLNWHGLANCESHNNPKAVNPAGYYGLYQFSMASWASVGGSGRPSDASSAEQTYRAQLLYKRVNGRWQGQWPNCGKFLFS; translated from the coding sequence GTGCCTTCCCCATCCGCGCCGCGCGGGCGCGCGCCCCGCGCGATCGCGCCCCTCGCCGTCCTGCTGGCGTCCGCGCTGCTCGCCTCGGCGTGCGGTGGGGACGGCGGATCGGCGGCCCCGAAGAACGGCGCCGTCGCGGACGCGCCGCGCACCACCGCCCCCGCGCCGCGCAAGATCGTCATCATGGTCGACGCGAAGAAGACCGAGACCATGACGACCGGCGCGACCGTCGGCCAGGTGCTGGAGCAGGCGAAGATCGCGCTCGGCCCGCACGACCTGGTCGAGCCGGCCGCCGACAAGCCCGCCGGGGACGTCATCAAGATCATGCGGCTGCTGTCGGACCCGGTGACCAAGGTCGTGAAGACGAACGCCCCGACGGTCCGCAAGAAGAGCTCGTCCGTCCCGCCGTGGAGCGAGAAGGAGCTGCGCAAGGGCCGCCCAGGGCTCACGATCGTCAAGGTGGCCTACGTCCGGCGCAAGGGCCGCAAGGTCACGAAGGTCCTCGCGAGGAAGGTGAAGCGCAAGCCCGTCGCGCAGATCATCGCGGTGGGGCCGAAGTCGGCGAACAGCGGTTCGGTGACGCGGCTGAACTGGCACGGCCTCGCCAACTGCGAGTCGCACAACAACCCGAAGGCCGTGAACCCGGCCGGGTACTACGGCCTCTACCAGTTCTCCATGGCGTCGTGGGCGTCGGTCGGCGGCTCGGGCAGGCCGTCGGACGCCAGCTCGGCCGAGCAGACCTACCGGGCCCAGCTGCTCTACAAGCGGGTGAACGGCCGCTGGCAGGGCCAGTGGCCCAACTGCGGGAAGTTCCTGTTCTCCTGA
- the rsmA gene encoding 16S rRNA (adenine(1518)-N(6)/adenine(1519)-N(6))-dimethyltransferase RsmA — translation MGDTRGLLGPADVRELAGRLGIRPTKTLGQNFVIDANTVRRIVRAAELDPDDVVIEVGPGLGSLTLALLPQVRRVVAVEIDPALAAELPATAAAREPDFAARLEVVRADAMRITEVPGPAPTALVANLPYNVAVPVVLHLLATLPSLRSALVMVQAEVADRMVAGPGSKIYGVPSVKLAWYGDARRAGPVGRAVFWPAPNVDSGLVAFTRRDPPPTGASRREVFAVVDAAFAQRRKTLRAALAGWAGSAAAAEEALRAADVDPRARGEALDVTAFARIAEYGPSRRGDHPRTPEARAPRGG, via the coding sequence ATGGGGGACACCAGGGGCCTGCTCGGGCCGGCGGACGTGCGGGAGCTGGCCGGGCGGCTCGGCATCAGGCCGACGAAGACGCTGGGGCAGAACTTCGTCATCGACGCCAACACCGTCCGGCGGATCGTCCGGGCCGCGGAGCTGGACCCCGATGACGTCGTCATCGAGGTGGGCCCCGGGCTGGGGTCCCTCACGCTGGCGCTGCTGCCGCAGGTGCGGCGGGTCGTCGCCGTGGAGATCGACCCGGCGCTGGCCGCCGAGCTGCCGGCCACGGCCGCGGCCCGGGAACCGGACTTCGCGGCGCGGCTGGAGGTCGTGCGCGCCGACGCGATGAGGATCACGGAGGTGCCGGGGCCGGCGCCGACGGCGCTCGTGGCGAACCTGCCCTACAACGTCGCCGTCCCCGTCGTGCTGCACCTGCTGGCCACGCTGCCGTCGCTGCGGTCCGCGCTGGTGATGGTGCAGGCCGAGGTCGCCGACCGGATGGTCGCCGGGCCCGGCTCCAAGATCTACGGGGTGCCGTCGGTGAAGCTCGCCTGGTACGGGGACGCCCGCCGGGCCGGGCCCGTCGGGCGCGCCGTGTTCTGGCCCGCGCCGAACGTCGACTCCGGGCTCGTGGCGTTCACCCGCCGCGACCCGCCGCCGACCGGGGCGTCCCGGCGGGAGGTGTTCGCCGTGGTCGACGCCGCGTTCGCGCAGCGCCGCAAGACGCTGCGCGCGGCCCTCGCGGGCTGGGCCGGGTCGGCGGCCGCCGCGGAGGAGGCGCTGCGCGCCGCGGACGTCGATCCGCGGGCCAGGGGCGAAGCGCTGGACGTGACCGCATTTGCCCGGATTGCCGAGTATGGTCCTTCTCGCCGGGGTGATCACCCTCGAACCCCTGAGGCGAGGGCACCCCGCGGGGGATGA
- a CDS encoding glycoside hydrolase family 26 protein, with product MKARSRAARTRMPIVGTALLAIAGVIATVAAGCGGGAGAAPKITTTARAGVAPVPPDQGAYFGAWVPAEGAGLPSASPSPSESPSESPSDSGSPSESPSGSQSPTPSGKDAGKPGMAPVLDFEQKLGRRLDIVQSYRGWKSDFPGGLEKSVADGNRYLLLTWDGGDTREIVQGEHDDLIAKRARAVKALGKPVFLRWSRDMDKSSGQKSVHSAADFVAAWKHLREIFKRENVDNVAWVWCPTARGFSGANAGSYYPGDDQVDWICADAQPGADYDYRDLSEALKLFMEWSRGRHKPIMIAEFGVPKSYGPRRAEWLREAAKTLQDPQVKAIVYFDSDEQAKNARDKRRSYSVTGDKHATSALRELATTPYFNPRNLPVTSGG from the coding sequence GTGAAGGCGCGTTCGCGAGCGGCGCGGACCCGGATGCCGATCGTGGGGACGGCGCTGCTCGCGATCGCGGGCGTGATCGCCACGGTCGCGGCGGGCTGCGGCGGCGGCGCCGGCGCGGCACCCAAGATCACGACGACGGCGCGGGCGGGCGTGGCCCCGGTCCCGCCGGACCAGGGGGCCTACTTCGGGGCGTGGGTGCCGGCGGAGGGCGCCGGCCTGCCGTCCGCCTCGCCGTCCCCGTCGGAGTCGCCGTCGGAGTCGCCGTCGGACTCGGGATCGCCCTCGGAGTCGCCATCCGGTTCGCAGTCGCCGACGCCGTCCGGGAAGGACGCCGGCAAGCCGGGCATGGCGCCCGTCCTGGACTTCGAGCAGAAGCTCGGCCGCCGGCTCGACATCGTGCAGAGCTACCGCGGCTGGAAGAGCGACTTCCCTGGCGGGCTGGAGAAGTCCGTCGCGGACGGGAACCGCTACCTGCTGCTGACCTGGGACGGCGGCGACACCCGCGAGATCGTCCAGGGCGAGCACGACGACCTGATCGCCAAGCGCGCCCGCGCCGTCAAGGCCCTCGGCAAGCCCGTGTTCCTGCGCTGGTCGCGGGACATGGACAAGTCGTCCGGCCAGAAGAGCGTCCACTCGGCGGCCGACTTCGTCGCCGCCTGGAAGCACCTGCGGGAGATCTTCAAGCGGGAGAACGTCGACAACGTCGCCTGGGTGTGGTGCCCCACCGCCCGCGGCTTCAGCGGCGCGAACGCCGGGTCCTACTACCCGGGCGACGACCAGGTCGACTGGATCTGCGCCGACGCCCAGCCCGGCGCCGACTACGACTACCGCGACCTGTCGGAGGCGCTGAAGCTGTTCATGGAGTGGTCCCGGGGGCGCCACAAGCCCATCATGATCGCCGAGTTCGGGGTGCCGAAGTCCTACGGCCCGCGCCGCGCCGAATGGCTCCGCGAGGCCGCCAAGACCCTGCAGGACCCGCAGGTCAAGGCCATCGTGTACTTCGACTCCGACGAGCAGGCGAAGAACGCCCGCGACAAGCGCCGCTCCTACTCGGTGACCGGCGACAAGCACGCGACCTCTGCGCTGCGCGAACTCGCCACGACCCCGTACTTCAACCCCCGCAACCTCCCCGTCACCAGCGGCGGCTGA
- a CDS encoding 4-(cytidine 5'-diphospho)-2-C-methyl-D-erythritol kinase, which produces MSAVTVRVPAKVNLQLGVGPIRDDGYHDLVNVFHAVSLFDEVTAEPAERLAVEVRAAPHARVAVDGVPTGEDNLAARAARLVAARLGVETAVRLSIRKAIPVAGGMAGGSADAAAALVACARLWDDREEPALTRDDLMELGGDLGSDVPFAVLGGTAVGVGRGERLTPALTRGTFHWVFATADGGLSTPAVYGECDRLRLAAGEAAAWPTVSEALMTALATGDAKALGAALSNDLQPAALSLRPSLRRTLDTGRDLGAIGALVSGSGPTCAFLAESDDDAAGLADALDTAGVAEQIVRAHGPVPGATIT; this is translated from the coding sequence GTGAGCGCAGTGACGGTGCGGGTCCCCGCCAAGGTGAACCTCCAGTTGGGCGTCGGGCCGATCCGCGACGACGGCTACCACGACCTTGTCAACGTGTTCCACGCCGTGTCCCTGTTCGACGAGGTGACGGCCGAGCCCGCCGAGCGGCTCGCGGTGGAGGTCCGGGCGGCCCCGCACGCGCGCGTCGCGGTCGACGGCGTCCCCACCGGCGAGGACAACCTCGCCGCCAGGGCGGCCCGGCTCGTCGCCGCGCGCCTCGGCGTCGAGACGGCCGTGCGGCTCTCGATCCGCAAGGCGATCCCGGTCGCGGGGGGCATGGCGGGCGGCAGCGCCGACGCCGCCGCCGCGCTCGTCGCCTGCGCCCGGCTCTGGGACGACCGGGAGGAGCCCGCGCTCACCCGCGACGACCTGATGGAGCTCGGCGGGGACCTCGGCAGCGACGTCCCGTTCGCCGTCCTCGGCGGCACGGCGGTCGGTGTCGGGCGCGGCGAGCGGCTCACCCCCGCCCTCACCCGCGGCACCTTCCACTGGGTGTTCGCCACCGCCGACGGCGGCCTGTCCACGCCCGCCGTCTACGGCGAATGCGACCGGCTCCGCCTGGCGGCGGGGGAGGCGGCCGCCTGGCCGACCGTGTCCGAGGCGCTGATGACCGCGCTCGCCACCGGGGACGCCAAGGCCCTCGGCGCCGCGCTGTCCAACGACCTGCAACCCGCCGCGCTGTCGCTGCGCCCGTCGCTGCGCCGCACGCTCGACACCGGCCGCGACCTCGGCGCGATCGGGGCGCTGGTCTCCGGCTCGGGCCCCACCTGCGCGTTCCTCGCCGAGAGCGACGACGACGCCGCCGGGCTCGCGGACGCGCTGGACACCGCCGGCGTCGCGGAGCAGATCGTCCGGGCCCACGGACCCGTCCCCGGGGCCACAATCACCTGA
- a CDS encoding ABC-F family ATP-binding cassette domain-containing protein: protein MNLINLENVAKAYGPKPLLDAVSLGLDEGDRVGVVGRNGGGKSTLVSVLARETEPDDGRVTHARGIRLGYLTQRDAFAETATVRSVVLGDRAEHEWAGDVRVREILGGLLADLDLDAPLAGMSGGERRRVALARLLVPESDLLLLDEPTNHLDIEAIDWLARHLRGRKVALLVVTHDRWFLDEVTDRTWEVVDGRVERYEGGYSAYVLAKAERSRIAAATEAKRQNLLRKELAWLRRGPQARTSKPKFRVDAAQALIADEPPARDAVELTRFATARLGKTVYDLEDVSVRLGDRDLFQRMTWRLGPGDRVGLVGVNGSGKSTLLRLLDGSVRAVAGTVVQGKTVQLAHLSQNLEDLDPSRRVLESVEEIRRRITVGKREWTASQLLERLGFAGDRQWTPVGDLSGGERRRLQLLRLLMAEPNVLLLDEPTNDLDIETLTEVEDLLDGWPGTLVVVSHDRYFLERITDHVVALLGDGRVSLLPGGVDEYLERRAAGTAPKPGVVRDEPAPAPPKPKAGGQDWKARKELDRLERRLEKLAGQQAALHEQLAAHATDYAKLQELDARLKEIQAEAADVEEEWLMLAEDLG, encoded by the coding sequence GTGAACCTGATCAATCTTGAGAACGTCGCCAAGGCCTACGGGCCCAAGCCGCTGCTCGACGCCGTGTCCCTCGGCCTGGACGAGGGCGACCGCGTCGGCGTCGTCGGCCGCAACGGCGGCGGCAAGAGCACCCTCGTGTCCGTCCTCGCCCGGGAGACCGAACCCGACGACGGGCGCGTGACCCATGCGCGCGGGATCCGGCTCGGCTACCTGACCCAGCGGGACGCGTTCGCCGAGACCGCGACCGTCCGGTCCGTCGTGCTGGGCGACCGCGCCGAGCACGAGTGGGCGGGCGACGTCCGCGTCCGCGAGATCCTCGGCGGCCTGCTCGCCGACCTGGACCTGGACGCGCCGCTGGCCGGCATGTCCGGCGGGGAGCGCCGCCGCGTCGCGCTGGCCCGCCTCCTGGTCCCCGAGTCCGACCTGCTCCTGCTGGACGAGCCCACCAACCACCTCGACATCGAGGCGATCGACTGGCTGGCCCGGCACCTCAGGGGCCGCAAGGTCGCGCTGCTCGTCGTCACCCACGACCGCTGGTTCCTGGACGAGGTGACCGACCGCACGTGGGAGGTCGTCGACGGGCGCGTCGAACGCTACGAGGGCGGCTACTCCGCCTACGTCCTCGCCAAGGCCGAACGCTCCCGGATCGCCGCCGCCACCGAGGCCAAGCGGCAGAACCTGCTCCGCAAGGAACTGGCATGGCTGCGCCGCGGCCCGCAGGCCCGCACGTCCAAGCCCAAGTTCCGGGTGGACGCCGCGCAGGCCCTCATCGCCGACGAGCCGCCGGCGCGCGACGCGGTGGAGCTGACCCGGTTCGCGACCGCGCGGCTCGGCAAGACCGTCTACGACCTCGAGGACGTCAGCGTCCGCCTCGGCGACCGCGACCTGTTCCAGCGCATGACGTGGCGGCTCGGCCCGGGCGACCGGGTCGGTCTCGTCGGCGTCAACGGCAGCGGCAAGAGCACCCTGCTGCGCCTCCTCGACGGCTCCGTCCGGGCGGTCGCGGGAACGGTCGTGCAGGGCAAGACCGTCCAGCTCGCGCACCTGTCGCAGAACCTGGAGGACCTCGACCCGTCCCGGCGCGTCCTGGAATCGGTCGAGGAGATCCGCCGCCGCATCACCGTCGGCAAGCGCGAATGGACCGCGAGCCAGCTCCTCGAACGGCTCGGCTTCGCGGGCGACCGGCAGTGGACGCCCGTCGGCGACCTGTCCGGCGGTGAACGCCGCCGCCTGCAGCTGCTCCGCCTCCTGATGGCCGAACCCAACGTCCTCCTCCTGGACGAGCCCACGAACGACCTCGACATCGAGACCCTCACCGAGGTCGAGGACCTCCTGGACGGCTGGCCCGGGACCCTCGTCGTCGTCAGCCACGACCGGTACTTCCTGGAGCGCATCACCGACCACGTCGTCGCGCTGCTCGGCGACGGTCGCGTGTCGCTGCTGCCCGGCGGCGTCGACGAGTACCTCGAACGCCGCGCGGCCGGAACCGCGCCCAAGCCCGGCGTCGTCCGCGACGAGCCCGCCCCGGCGCCCCCCAAGCCCAAGGCGGGCGGCCAGGACTGGAAGGCCCGCAAGGAGCTCGACCGCCTCGAACGCCGCCTGGAGAAGCTCGCCGGGCAACAGGCCGCCCTCCACGAGCAGCTCGCCGCGCACGCCACCGACTACGCCAAGCTCCAGGAGCTCGACGCCCGGCTCAAGGAGATCCAGGCCGAGGCCGCCGACGTCGAGGAAGAGTGGCTCATGCTCGCCGAGGACCTCGGCTAG
- a CDS encoding MarR family winged helix-turn-helix transcriptional regulator, with protein sequence MRDEVDRLVEAWNTERPDLDVRPLQVLSRVSRLARHLDRARRAVFADHGLEPWEFDVLTALRRAGAPYRLSPGRLLHATLVTSGTMTNRIDRLAAAGLVERHPDPQDKRGVQVRLTDAGLTRVDAAFADLLGREQAILESLTPDQREALADLLRTLLVPFDQ encoded by the coding sequence ATGCGCGATGAGGTCGACAGGCTGGTCGAGGCGTGGAACACCGAGCGTCCGGACCTGGACGTCCGGCCGCTGCAGGTCCTCAGCCGCGTCTCCCGGCTGGCCCGCCACCTCGACCGCGCCCGGCGCGCCGTGTTCGCCGACCACGGCCTGGAGCCCTGGGAGTTCGACGTGCTCACCGCGCTGCGCCGGGCCGGCGCCCCCTACCGGCTGAGCCCGGGCCGCCTCCTGCACGCGACGCTGGTGACCTCCGGCACGATGACGAACCGCATCGACCGGCTGGCGGCGGCGGGCCTGGTCGAGCGGCATCCCGACCCCCAGGACAAGCGCGGCGTGCAGGTCCGCCTCACCGACGCGGGCCTGACCCGCGTCGACGCCGCCTTCGCCGACCTGCTCGGCCGCGAGCAGGCGATCCTGGAAAGCCTCACCCCCGACCAGCGCGAAGCCTTGGCCGACCTCCTCAGAACCCTGCTCGTCCCCTTCGACCAGTAA
- a CDS encoding patatin-like phospholipase family protein: MTDDKSGWALALGPGGPVGTAWLIGLAAGLREAGVDPAGAGLVVGTSAGAIAGAAITTGRDLAALEELPPRGGPPAPADDSVMVRVFEVGGTPGLEPDEARRRIGRLALDAAALPADRHRASMRYLVGTDTWPDARLLITGMDAVSGEPVLWDGSSGVPLSLAVAASSAAPGFAEPVPIGGRRYMDGAFAGWSEAELTKGAGPLVAVDPVPHMRGGGDVRIVPDGRALEVFGPSLGDRSRWTPVYREGVRQAPEAAERITAALAARR; the protein is encoded by the coding sequence ATGACGGACGACAAGAGCGGATGGGCGCTGGCGCTCGGCCCCGGCGGGCCGGTCGGGACGGCGTGGCTGATCGGCCTGGCGGCGGGGCTGCGCGAGGCGGGCGTGGACCCGGCGGGTGCGGGCCTGGTCGTCGGGACGTCGGCGGGCGCCATCGCCGGCGCGGCGATCACCACGGGCAGGGACCTGGCGGCGCTGGAGGAGCTGCCGCCGCGCGGCGGCCCGCCGGCGCCGGCGGACGACTCGGTGATGGTGCGGGTGTTCGAGGTGGGCGGCACTCCGGGCCTGGAACCGGACGAGGCCCGGCGGCGGATCGGGCGGCTGGCCCTGGACGCGGCCGCGCTGCCCGCGGACCGCCACCGCGCGAGCATGCGGTACCTGGTCGGCACGGACACGTGGCCGGACGCCCGGTTGCTGATCACCGGGATGGACGCCGTGTCGGGCGAGCCGGTGCTGTGGGACGGGTCGAGCGGCGTCCCGCTGTCGCTGGCGGTGGCGGCGAGCAGCGCCGCACCCGGCTTCGCCGAGCCGGTGCCGATCGGCGGGCGCCGCTACATGGACGGCGCGTTCGCCGGGTGGTCGGAAGCGGAGCTGACGAAGGGGGCCGGGCCGCTCGTCGCGGTGGACCCCGTGCCCCACATGCGCGGCGGCGGTGACGTCCGGATCGTCCCGGACGGACGGGCGCTGGAGGTGTTCGGACCGAGCCTCGGAGACCGATCGCGCTGGACGCCCGTCTACCGGGAGGGGGTCCGGCAGGCGCCGGAGGCGGCCGAGCGGATCACCGCCGCGCTGGCCGCCCGCCGCTGA
- a CDS encoding trans-aconitate 2-methyltransferase has product MSRQTAAVWDPAQYGVFGDERARPFTELAGRLGGAPPARVADLGCGSGELTATLAARWPDAVIDAFDSSPEMIAVARAHEIPGRLAFRVADVAAWEPERPLDLVISNAVLQWVPEHLDLLPRWVGALAPGGRLAFQVPGNFDAPSHVLLREMGRSERWRGRLAHLQRDAPVLDAAGYVDLLARLGCAVDAWETTYAQILHGEDPVLEWVKGSALRPVLTALPPAEADEFLAEYRERLRRAYPAAPYGTVFPFRRIFVIATPP; this is encoded by the coding sequence ATGTCGAGACAAACCGCGGCCGTGTGGGACCCCGCGCAGTACGGGGTCTTCGGCGACGAGCGCGCCAGGCCCTTCACCGAACTCGCCGGACGGCTCGGCGGCGCCCCGCCCGCGCGCGTCGCCGACCTCGGCTGCGGGAGCGGCGAGCTCACCGCCACCCTCGCCGCCCGCTGGCCGGACGCCGTCATCGACGCCTTCGACAGCTCGCCGGAGATGATCGCGGTGGCCCGCGCGCACGAGATCCCGGGACGGCTCGCCTTCCGCGTCGCCGACGTCGCCGCCTGGGAGCCCGAGCGGCCCCTCGACCTCGTGATCTCCAACGCCGTCCTGCAGTGGGTCCCCGAACACCTCGACCTGCTGCCCCGATGGGTCGGCGCCCTCGCCCCGGGCGGGCGCCTCGCCTTCCAGGTCCCCGGCAACTTCGACGCGCCCAGCCACGTCCTGCTCCGCGAGATGGGCCGCTCCGAGAGGTGGCGCGGCCGGCTCGCCCACCTGCAGCGCGACGCCCCCGTCCTCGACGCCGCCGGATACGTCGACCTCCTGGCCCGCCTCGGATGCGCCGTCGACGCCTGGGAGACCACCTACGCGCAGATCCTCCACGGCGAGGACCCCGTCCTCGAATGGGTCAAGGGCAGCGCGCTGCGCCCCGTCCTCACCGCCCTCCCGCCCGCCGAGGCGGACGAGTTCCTCGCCGAGTACCGGGAGAGGCTCAGGCGCGCCTACCCCGCGGCCCCCTACGGCACCGTGTTCCCCTTCCGGAGGATCTTCGTGATCGCCACACCCCCCTAG
- a CDS encoding VOC family protein → MITGVHHVQLAVPPGSEDRLRAFYGGVLGLEEIPKPPELAKRGGAWFRGPGVELHLGVEPGFRPARKAHPGLLVDDLDALAARLRAAGHDVRPDELFPGHHRFYADDPVGNRLEFLRPSG, encoded by the coding sequence ATGATCACCGGTGTCCACCACGTCCAGCTGGCCGTCCCGCCCGGCAGCGAGGACCGGCTCCGCGCCTTCTACGGCGGCGTCCTCGGCCTCGAGGAGATCCCCAAGCCGCCCGAACTCGCCAAGCGCGGGGGAGCCTGGTTCCGCGGCCCGGGCGTCGAACTCCACCTCGGCGTCGAGCCCGGCTTCCGGCCTGCCCGCAAAGCGCACCCGGGCCTGCTCGTCGACGACCTCGACGCCCTCGCGGCGCGCCTGCGGGCCGCGGGCCACGACGTCAGGCCGGACGAGCTGTTCCCCGGCCACCACCGCTTCTACGCCGACGACCCCGTGGGAAACCGGCTGGAGTTCCTGCGGCCCTCAGGCTGA
- a CDS encoding TetR/AcrR family transcriptional regulator, with protein sequence MTDPAPRTRRKRMTGKERREQLLDIGRTLFAERGLDGTSVEEIASAAGVSKPVVYEHFGGKEGLYAVVVDREFERLLSLVTDSLNSAVHYRSKLEKAALALLEYIEEHPDGFRILVRDSHGGTGQGSYASLLSEIAGEVEHILAQEFDRHGYDDKFAPLYAQSLVGMVALTGQWWLDVRKPHREDVAAHIVNLAWNGLSGLEPRPSLDPRRRRKEMERQEKRAEKAAAKAGRAEEKAAAKAEKAQRRGRRDFEEIVDPSA encoded by the coding sequence CGCCGTGAGCAGCTCCTCGACATCGGCCGGACGCTGTTCGCCGAGCGCGGGCTGGACGGCACCTCGGTGGAGGAGATCGCGTCGGCGGCCGGCGTGTCCAAGCCGGTGGTGTACGAGCACTTCGGCGGCAAGGAGGGGCTCTACGCGGTCGTCGTCGACCGGGAGTTCGAGCGGCTGCTGAGTCTCGTCACCGACTCGCTGAACTCGGCGGTCCACTACCGGAGCAAGCTGGAGAAGGCGGCGCTGGCGCTGCTGGAGTACATCGAGGAGCACCCGGACGGGTTCCGCATCCTCGTCCGCGACTCGCACGGCGGGACGGGCCAGGGCAGCTACGCCAGCCTGCTGAGCGAGATCGCCGGCGAGGTGGAGCACATCCTGGCGCAGGAGTTCGACCGGCACGGGTACGACGACAAGTTCGCGCCGCTGTACGCGCAGAGCCTGGTCGGCATGGTGGCGCTCACGGGCCAGTGGTGGCTGGACGTCCGCAAACCGCATCGGGAGGACGTGGCCGCGCACATCGTGAACCTGGCGTGGAACGGCCTGTCCGGGCTGGAGCCGAGGCCGTCGCTGGATCCGCGCCGCCGCCGCAAGGAGATGGAGCGGCAGGAGAAGCGCGCGGAGAAGGCGGCCGCCAAGGCCGGGCGGGCCGAGGAGAAGGCGGCGGCGAAGGCGGAGAAGGCCCAGCGCCGGGGACGGCGCGACTTCGAGGAGATCGTCGACCCGTCAGCCTGA